In one Gemmatimonas sp. genomic region, the following are encoded:
- the rplX gene encoding 50S ribosomal protein L24 yields the protein MHVTKGDTVRIMRGDDKGKEGKVLQVYPKTGRIKVEGINIVKKHRKARTAEETSGIIEMAAPFHASNAMLLDSKTGKPTRTKKRIDTDGTKERVGVKSGEVIPRAR from the coding sequence ATCCACGTCACGAAGGGTGATACCGTCCGCATCATGCGCGGCGACGACAAGGGGAAGGAAGGGAAGGTCCTTCAGGTGTACCCCAAGACGGGCCGTATCAAGGTGGAAGGCATCAACATCGTGAAGAAGCACCGCAAGGCGCGTACAGCGGAAGAGACGAGCGGCATCATCGAGATGGCCGCGCCCTTCCACGCGTCGAACGCGATGTTGCTCGATTCGAAGACCGGCAAGCCGACGCGCACGAAGAAGCGCATCGACACCGACGGTACGAAGGAGCGCGTCGGCGTCAAGAGCGGTGAAGTCATTCCCCGCGCGCGCTGA